The following proteins are encoded in a genomic region of Aerococcaceae bacterium DSM 111021:
- a CDS encoding PTS transporter subunit EIIC has protein sequence MTNVKGDTQGGILNKVLDALKNIFAPNLIALSAAGVLQGFTILLHTFGVIQEGNAEYIILETISGAVFYFLPILLAYSAAKVFNTNQVLAACVAMFMLHPTITQTFSEGYVLADFFGIPLPYGNYPSSVIPIIIIVFIQQYIERFFNKIIPSTVRGVFAPMLILVTTVVLGISVLGPIGTFLGDGLLAIIMFLNVQAKWLVPALLGGFGLFVVMAGAHYSLFPVVTQTLAAEGFDSFLTPGLLASNLALAGAALAVMIKSNNSSYKQYSVTSVVTAALGVSQPALYGIAIPYKRVMMASIIGGLAGGFYAGIVEFYSYAFVNPGIAALPAFISPDGTFGNLINGIIVMTISFGVSFLIVLFGKFEDMPEAEIAEIVGEEEK, from the coding sequence ATGACAAACGTGAAAGGTGATACTCAAGGAGGTATCTTGAATAAAGTATTGGATGCATTGAAGAATATTTTTGCACCCAACTTAATCGCATTGAGTGCAGCAGGTGTACTTCAAGGTTTTACAATTCTTTTACATACTTTTGGTGTGATTCAAGAGGGGAACGCCGAGTATATAATATTAGAAACAATCTCAGGCGCTGTATTTTATTTCTTGCCTATCTTATTAGCCTATTCAGCTGCTAAAGTATTTAATACAAATCAAGTCCTAGCAGCATGTGTGGCCATGTTCATGTTACATCCAACAATTACGCAGACATTCAGTGAAGGGTATGTCTTAGCTGATTTCTTTGGAATACCATTACCATATGGGAATTACCCAAGTAGCGTTATTCCAATTATTATTATCGTTTTCATCCAACAATATATCGAGCGCTTCTTCAATAAAATCATCCCTTCTACTGTACGTGGTGTTTTTGCACCGATGTTAATCTTAGTTACAACAGTCGTACTAGGAATTTCAGTATTAGGGCCAATTGGGACATTCTTAGGAGACGGCCTCTTAGCGATTATTATGTTCTTAAATGTGCAAGCCAAATGGTTAGTACCTGCATTATTAGGTGGCTTCGGATTATTTGTTGTTATGGCGGGAGCTCATTACTCATTATTCCCAGTTGTGACACAAACATTAGCCGCAGAAGGTTTTGACTCGTTTCTAACACCAGGTCTATTAGCTTCAAACTTAGCTTTAGCTGGTGCAGCATTAGCAGTGATGATTAAATCAAACAATTCAAGTTACAAACAATACTCAGTGACATCCGTCGTAACCGCTGCTTTAGGTGTTTCTCAACCTGCATTATATGGGATTGCGATTCCTTATAAGAGAGTCATGATGGCGAGTATTATTGGTGGTTTAGCTGGAGGTTTCTACGCTGGAATAGTTGAATTCTATTCTTATGCCTTTGTTAACCCTGGTATTGCTGCATTACCCGCCTTTATCTCTCCAGATGGCACTTTTGGAAACTTAATTAATGGGATTATTGTAATGACTATCTCTTTCGGAGTTTCTTTCTTAATTGTCTTGTTCGGAAAATTTGAAGACATGCCAGAAGCAGAAATTGCTGAAATCGTAGGAGAAGAAGAGAAATAA
- a CDS encoding ABC transporter substrate-binding protein encodes MKKIIKVLLVVSLALVSIMSGVSNTVSAQDREPISVGILQFNAHGSLDENYRGFVEGLAELGYVEGENLTINYVNAAAEVSQLPSLASSIEKDSDYLFAIATPSAQALANTTQDKTILFSSVADPIGAGVVDSFEEPGRNLTGTTNIGPIEQQINDILLPIVPEAKKIGLIYNSSEINAQYQVDVAVPILEEQGIEPVIKTITSTNDISQAMNSLVTEEVDGIYLVTDNYIAASMALVGEIAKEANIPLVGGSNDMIIENGLATYGLDYYELGVQTAEMLVRIIDEDLDPATTPVELANYLELVVNEDYANAIGIDPQTIYDLMED; translated from the coding sequence ATGAAAAAAATTATAAAAGTATTGTTGGTTGTCAGTTTAGCTTTAGTAAGTATTATGTCTGGAGTATCAAATACAGTCAGTGCACAAGATCGTGAACCAATTAGCGTAGGTATCTTACAATTTAACGCACATGGTTCCTTAGATGAGAACTACCGAGGCTTTGTCGAAGGGTTAGCTGAATTAGGCTATGTTGAAGGTGAAAACTTAACAATCAACTATGTGAATGCGGCAGCAGAGGTAAGTCAACTACCTTCATTAGCAAGTAGTATCGAAAAAGATAGTGATTACTTATTCGCTATTGCAACACCATCAGCACAAGCGTTAGCAAATACGACACAAGATAAAACCATTCTATTCTCGTCTGTTGCTGATCCAATCGGAGCAGGAGTGGTTGATTCATTTGAAGAACCGGGAAGAAACTTAACAGGTACGACGAATATTGGTCCTATTGAACAACAAATTAATGACATTCTTTTACCAATTGTACCAGAAGCGAAAAAGATTGGTTTAATATATAATTCAAGTGAAATCAATGCACAATACCAAGTGGATGTTGCTGTACCTATTCTGGAGGAGCAAGGAATAGAGCCAGTGATTAAAACAATTACATCGACAAATGATATTAGCCAAGCAATGAATTCCTTAGTGACTGAAGAGGTTGATGGAATTTACTTAGTAACCGACAACTATATTGCTGCATCAATGGCCTTAGTTGGAGAGATTGCTAAAGAAGCAAACATCCCATTAGTGGGTGGATCGAATGATATGATTATAGAGAATGGCCTTGCAACATATGGTTTAGACTACTATGAATTAGGTGTACAAACAGCAGAAATGCTAGTAAGAATCATTGATGAAGACCTTGACCCAGCAACGACACCCGTTGAATTAGCTAACTACTTAGAACTGGTTGTTAATGAAGATTATGCGAATGCGATAGGGATTGATCCACAGACAATCTACGATCTAATGGAAGACTAA
- a CDS encoding NAD(P)H-dependent oxidoreductase has product MTKIGIIIGSTRDARVGNQVAEFVLNRANAQNIDGVDFEIVDLKDFDIPMFNEPFPTAMLEEYSSQGVKDWSEKIDGLDGFIFVTPEYNKSIPASLKNAIDNLAGEWANKSAGIVAYGSTLGVASALSLRQIFSNLKVATVSPFGSFSLFTDFENMSTFKPAEIHNATIDAVITDTVAWATALKTVRA; this is encoded by the coding sequence ATGACTAAAATTGGAATTATTATCGGAAGTACTCGTGACGCTCGTGTAGGTAATCAAGTAGCAGAGTTCGTATTAAATCGCGCTAATGCACAAAACATTGACGGTGTTGATTTTGAAATAGTTGACCTTAAAGACTTTGACATCCCAATGTTTAACGAACCTTTCCCAACAGCAATGTTAGAAGAATATAGCTCACAGGGTGTTAAAGATTGGTCAGAAAAAATTGATGGCTTAGATGGATTCATCTTTGTTACACCAGAATATAACAAATCAATCCCTGCTTCACTTAAAAATGCCATTGATAACTTAGCTGGTGAATGGGCTAACAAGTCAGCTGGTATTGTAGCTTACGGTTCAACTTTAGGTGTTGCATCTGCATTGTCATTACGACAAATATTCTCTAACTTAAAAGTTGCTACCGTTTCACCTTTCGGTTCATTTAGCTTATTCACTGATTTTGAAAACATGTCAACGTTCAAACCAGCTGAAATTCATAACGCAACAATCGATGCTGTGATTACAGATACAGTAGCTTGGGCAACTGCTTTAAAAACAGTTCGCGCTTAA
- a CDS encoding V-type ATP synthase subunit B has protein sequence MEVRSNVLKDYRGITEIVDPLITVQDVEGVKFDELVDVQLGNGETRRGQVLEVKGDKAVVQLFEGSAGINKMDTKIRFLGKPLSLDVSEDMIGRRFDGMGRIADGGPDLIPEKSLDINGQAINPVKRLYPNEFVQTGVSTIDHLNTLVRGQKLPIFSGSGLPHQDLAAQIARQASVVNSDEKFAVVFAAIGVTFEEAEFFINDFTETGAIDRSVVFINLADDPAIERIATPRMALTAAEYLAFEKDMHVLVIMSDMTNYANALREVSAARREVPGRRGYPGYLYTNLATLYERAGRIEGSNGSVTQIPIVTMPEDDITHPIPDLTGYITEGQILLSRELYNQGIAPPVDVLPSLSRLKDNGIGEGKTRSDHASTMNQIFSAYAQGKEAKSLASVLGDSALTESDLKYLEFADEFEQRYVNQGYYTDRSIEDTLAIGWDLLSILPRTELTRISEEHLDQYLPKTEEG, from the coding sequence ATGGAGGTGAGGTCTAACGTGTTAAAAGATTATAGAGGAATTACTGAAATAGTCGATCCGTTAATTACGGTTCAAGACGTTGAAGGCGTAAAATTCGACGAACTTGTAGATGTTCAATTAGGTAACGGCGAGACACGTCGAGGCCAAGTACTAGAAGTTAAAGGCGATAAAGCCGTTGTTCAATTATTCGAAGGTTCGGCAGGAATCAACAAAATGGATACTAAAATCCGTTTCCTAGGAAAACCTTTATCATTAGATGTATCTGAAGATATGATTGGGCGCCGTTTTGACGGTATGGGTCGTATCGCTGATGGTGGACCGGATTTAATTCCTGAGAAATCATTAGATATTAACGGGCAAGCAATTAACCCAGTAAAACGACTTTATCCAAACGAATTCGTTCAAACAGGTGTATCAACCATTGACCATTTAAACACTCTAGTTCGTGGTCAAAAATTACCAATCTTCTCTGGTTCTGGGCTTCCTCACCAAGACTTGGCTGCACAAATTGCACGTCAAGCGTCGGTAGTGAATTCAGATGAGAAGTTTGCGGTAGTTTTCGCAGCCATCGGGGTTACTTTTGAAGAGGCAGAATTCTTCATTAACGACTTTACTGAAACAGGTGCGATTGATCGTTCAGTTGTATTTATCAACTTAGCGGATGATCCAGCCATTGAACGTATCGCAACACCACGTATGGCTCTAACAGCAGCTGAATATCTAGCTTTTGAAAAAGACATGCACGTACTTGTAATTATGTCAGATATGACTAACTACGCGAACGCATTACGTGAAGTATCTGCAGCACGTCGTGAAGTACCAGGACGTCGTGGTTATCCAGGTTACCTATATACAAACTTAGCAACGCTTTATGAGCGTGCAGGACGTATTGAAGGATCAAATGGATCGGTGACTCAAATTCCAATCGTAACGATGCCGGAAGATGATATTACTCACCCAATACCTGACTTAACGGGTTATATTACTGAGGGACAAATTCTATTGTCACGTGAATTATATAACCAAGGTATCGCACCACCCGTTGATGTACTACCATCATTATCTCGTCTGAAAGATAACGGGATCGGTGAAGGTAAGACTCGTTCGGATCACGCATCAACAATGAACCAAATTTTCTCTGCTTACGCTCAAGGTAAAGAAGCGAAAAGTTTAGCTTCAGTTCTAGGGGATTCTGCCTTAACAGAAAGCGACTTGAAATACTTAGAGTTTGCGGATGAATTTGAACAGCGTTACGTGAACCAAGGATACTATACAGACCGCTCAATTGAAGATACATTAGCAATTGGTTGGGACTTATTAAGTATCTTGCCACGCACAGAATTAACACGTATTAGTGAGGAACACTTGGATCAGTACTTACCAAAGACTGAGGAAGGGTGA
- a CDS encoding V-type ATP synthase subunit F: MQYKIAIVGEKDAVYAFGMLGMNVFYTTDATQGRQVVKDIIKDNYGVIFITEKLAQQIPDIIKKYDDEFMPAFILIPSDYDSESIGLQRVQANVQKAVGQNIL, from the coding sequence ATGCAGTATAAAATCGCTATCGTAGGAGAGAAAGATGCAGTTTACGCTTTCGGGATGTTAGGGATGAATGTGTTTTATACAACTGACGCAACTCAAGGTCGTCAAGTTGTCAAAGATATCATAAAAGATAATTACGGCGTGATTTTTATTACTGAAAAACTGGCACAACAAATACCAGATATCATTAAAAAATATGATGATGAATTCATGCCGGCCTTCATTCTAATCCCAAGTGATTATGATTCTGAAAGTATCGGTTTACAGCGCGTTCAAGCAAATGTGCAAAAAGCCGTCGGTCAAAATATTCTATAG
- a CDS encoding V-type ATP synthase subunit A, whose amino-acid sequence MDSGTIVSVSGPLVIAKGLDNAKIRDICYVGDANLVGEIIQIRNESVYVQVYEETSMVGPGEPVRPTGKPLSVELGPGLIAGMFDGIQRPLQKLAELSNNSFLDRGVHLPALDREAVWNFTKNVEVGDMVESGDIIGEVPETDVISHKIMVPVGTKGTVKSIQDGEFKVEDTLYTVELENGETKEFNMIQSSPIREGRKTTRKRIPDEPLITGQRVIDTLFPVVKGGAATVPGPFGAGKTVVQHQIAKWADVDIVVYIGCGERGNEMTEVINEFPELVDPHTGKSIMDRTILIANTSDMPVAAREASIYTGITIAEYFRDMGYSVAVMADSTSRWAEALREISGRLEEMPGDEGYPAYLGSRLAEYYERAGKVEALGKPERTGDITAIGAVSPPGGDTSEPVTQNTMRVAKVFWGLDATLARRRHFPSVNWLTSYSLYSSDMNIIMGNRLGIDWDSMVKYTRALLQDESELEEIVRLVGVESLSDTDRLKLQTAAMIRTDYLQQNAYDDVDTFTDLEKQAQMLQTILHFEEKGREALKLGATINSILNGTVNLRERIGRMKYIKDNTEAPYAEIRKAIDDTLRQVMQDGGEV is encoded by the coding sequence TTGGATTCCGGAACAATCGTATCAGTATCTGGTCCTTTGGTAATTGCAAAGGGCTTAGATAACGCAAAAATTCGTGACATTTGTTACGTTGGAGACGCTAACTTAGTTGGTGAAATAATCCAAATTCGTAACGAAAGTGTCTACGTACAAGTTTATGAAGAAACTTCAATGGTCGGTCCTGGGGAGCCTGTAAGACCTACAGGGAAACCATTATCAGTTGAATTAGGACCTGGATTAATTGCTGGAATGTTTGATGGTATTCAAAGACCATTACAAAAACTAGCAGAATTATCAAATAATTCATTCTTAGACCGTGGAGTTCACTTACCCGCTTTAGATCGTGAAGCAGTATGGAACTTTACAAAAAATGTTGAAGTTGGAGACATGGTCGAATCAGGAGATATCATCGGTGAAGTTCCTGAAACTGATGTTATCTCACATAAAATTATGGTACCTGTAGGTACAAAAGGAACAGTTAAATCAATTCAAGACGGTGAATTCAAAGTAGAAGATACTTTATATACGGTTGAATTAGAAAATGGTGAAACGAAAGAATTTAACATGATTCAATCTTCACCAATTCGTGAAGGGCGTAAAACTACCCGTAAACGTATACCAGATGAGCCTTTAATTACGGGACAACGTGTCATTGATACATTGTTCCCAGTTGTTAAAGGTGGTGCAGCAACAGTTCCTGGACCCTTCGGTGCAGGTAAGACCGTTGTGCAACATCAGATTGCTAAATGGGCAGATGTGGACATCGTTGTTTATATTGGTTGTGGTGAGCGTGGGAACGAGATGACGGAAGTTATTAACGAATTCCCAGAACTAGTTGACCCACATACTGGTAAATCAATCATGGACCGTACAATTTTAATTGCCAATACATCCGATATGCCGGTTGCGGCTCGTGAAGCGTCAATCTATACAGGGATTACTATCGCAGAATATTTCCGTGATATGGGTTACTCTGTTGCCGTTATGGCGGATTCAACTTCTCGCTGGGCAGAAGCATTACGTGAGATTTCAGGTCGTTTAGAAGAGATGCCCGGGGATGAAGGTTACCCAGCTTACTTAGGTAGTCGACTTGCTGAATATTACGAGCGTGCTGGTAAAGTAGAAGCTTTAGGTAAACCAGAACGCACAGGTGACATTACAGCAATCGGAGCAGTATCACCTCCCGGAGGAGATACGTCAGAACCAGTAACACAAAACACAATGCGTGTTGCGAAAGTGTTCTGGGGACTAGATGCGACACTTGCTCGCCGTCGTCACTTCCCTTCAGTAAACTGGTTGACATCATATTCATTATATTCTTCAGATATGAATATTATTATGGGTAACCGTTTAGGCATCGATTGGGATTCTATGGTTAAATATACGCGTGCCTTATTACAAGATGAGTCAGAGTTAGAAGAAATTGTTCGTTTAGTTGGGGTTGAATCTTTATCAGATACAGACCGCTTGAAATTACAAACAGCAGCAATGATTCGTACAGACTACTTACAACAAAACGCTTATGACGATGTAGATACATTTACGGACTTAGAGAAGCAAGCTCAAATGTTACAAACGATTCTTCATTTTGAAGAAAAAGGTCGCGAGGCTTTAAAACTTGGAGCTACAATCAACAGTATTTTAAATGGAACAGTCAACTTAAGAGAGCGTATCGGACGTATGAAATACATTAAAGATAACACAGAAGCGCCTTACGCAGAAATTCGTAAAGCGATTGATGATACGTTAAGACAAGTGATGCAAGATGGAGGTGAGGTCTAA
- a CDS encoding PepSY domain-containing protein, giving the protein MKKSLKSFALLGISGLMLTAVAPHVTAQDDSQEASTSEESVSSEESSESTDEAQTEESELQVAFNEAVALFQEEYPDAEIEEIEVELRNEEYQITIHAFQDNTEYEVDFSVDPVEITRAEEDDDDDSDDEPLNLEELITIDEASEIALEEAGSGTITDWSLDSDDGQFRWEIEVEGAEGAAETNDDDDDDNKLHVEIDAETGDVLDVEIDD; this is encoded by the coding sequence ATGAAGAAATCATTGAAGAGTTTTGCGTTGCTAGGTATATCTGGATTAATGTTAACTGCTGTAGCACCACACGTGACAGCCCAAGATGATTCTCAAGAAGCATCTACTTCTGAAGAGTCAGTTAGCTCAGAAGAAAGTTCTGAAAGTACAGACGAAGCACAAACTGAAGAGAGTGAATTACAAGTAGCTTTTAATGAAGCAGTTGCATTATTCCAAGAAGAATATCCTGATGCAGAAATTGAAGAAATTGAAGTTGAATTAAGAAATGAAGAATATCAGATTACAATTCATGCTTTCCAAGATAACACAGAATATGAAGTAGATTTCAGTGTAGATCCAGTCGAAATAACTAGAGCAGAAGAAGATGACGATGACGATAGTGATGACGAGCCTTTAAACTTAGAAGAGTTAATCACAATTGATGAAGCTTCTGAGATTGCTTTAGAAGAAGCGGGTAGTGGAACTATCACTGACTGGTCTTTAGATAGCGATGATGGACAATTCCGTTGGGAAATCGAAGTAGAAGGTGCCGAAGGAGCAGCTGAAACAAATGATGACGACGATGACGATAATAAATTACATGTTGAAATCGATGCTGAAACAGGAGACGTTTTAGACGTTGAAATCGATGACTAA
- a CDS encoding MBL fold metallo-hydrolase has translation MNTLKFQDMTITWLESTSTLNDAGTMFGPVPKAVWSKKYPNNQDNQMNSVEDPILIQYKKKNYLIDAGFETSKFDEKAWRNTGVQNETRLADSLSQLGLTPADIDVILMTHMHNDHASGLTRATEVGYESVFSNATIYMTEIEWDEVRSPNARTKGTYLKENWEPIKDQVKVFSEQIEIVPGIQMIHTGGHSNGLALVKLTQEDEVLLHLSDLMLTVASMNPVWVSSYDDYPMDSINAKQKWLPEAFEKGYKLIFYHDAYYCMLQFDKDGKTVIDSLERTKAPVIDWPEGMPKWT, from the coding sequence ATGAATACTTTAAAGTTCCAGGATATGACGATAACATGGCTAGAATCAACATCAACTTTAAACGATGCAGGTACAATGTTTGGGCCAGTCCCTAAAGCTGTCTGGTCGAAAAAATATCCGAATAATCAAGATAATCAGATGAACTCGGTTGAAGATCCGATATTAATTCAATATAAAAAAAAGAACTATTTAATTGATGCGGGGTTCGAAACAAGCAAGTTTGATGAGAAAGCGTGGCGCAATACAGGTGTCCAAAATGAAACAAGGCTAGCTGATAGTCTGTCTCAGTTAGGGCTGACTCCAGCAGATATAGATGTTATTTTGATGACGCATATGCATAATGACCACGCGAGTGGATTGACTCGAGCTACTGAAGTAGGTTATGAATCCGTCTTTTCAAATGCGACGATATATATGACAGAGATAGAATGGGACGAAGTACGTAGTCCAAATGCACGAACTAAAGGAACCTATCTAAAAGAAAATTGGGAACCTATTAAAGATCAAGTAAAAGTTTTTTCAGAGCAAATCGAGATTGTTCCAGGTATCCAAATGATTCACACTGGAGGTCATTCAAATGGATTGGCACTTGTTAAGTTAACGCAAGAGGATGAGGTTTTACTTCATCTGTCAGACTTAATGTTAACCGTCGCATCGATGAATCCAGTATGGGTGAGTAGTTATGATGATTATCCGATGGATTCAATTAACGCAAAGCAAAAGTGGTTACCTGAAGCATTCGAAAAAGGTTATAAACTGATCTTTTATCACGATGCCTACTATTGTATGCTTCAATTCGACAAAGATGGTAAAACAGTCATTGATTCATTAGAGAGAACTAAAGCACCGGTCATTGACTGGCCAGAAGGAATGCCAAAGTGGACTTAG
- a CDS encoding TetR family transcriptional regulator: METKLDPRVARTRKAIIDAFIHLSEKKPFDNISVKDITENALINRATFYNHFLDKYDLMEKALLEDVQINLNRKQYNEVPLDEGYIVSLFEALCSFHLHLASQCQRSYIQTINQLVVDQLEVIHSQKLKANFEEFDEAKVHKISTLFASGLFSLSKDWFDSASQDDPSVYIQDTLPFLKSFIN; encoded by the coding sequence ATGGAAACAAAATTAGATCCGCGTGTTGCCAGAACACGAAAAGCCATCATCGATGCCTTTATTCATCTATCTGAAAAAAAGCCCTTTGATAATATTTCAGTCAAAGATATCACAGAAAATGCGCTTATTAATCGAGCAACTTTTTACAACCATTTCTTAGATAAGTATGATTTGATGGAGAAAGCGTTGCTGGAAGATGTGCAAATTAACTTGAATCGTAAACAATATAATGAAGTTCCATTAGATGAAGGATATATTGTTTCACTCTTTGAAGCGTTATGCTCATTCCATCTGCATTTGGCTTCTCAATGTCAACGATCATATATTCAAACAATCAACCAATTAGTCGTTGATCAACTTGAAGTGATTCATTCTCAAAAATTGAAAGCAAACTTTGAAGAGTTTGATGAAGCAAAAGTACATAAAATTTCGACATTGTTTGCCTCAGGACTGTTTTCTTTGTCAAAGGATTGGTTCGACAGTGCATCACAAGACGATCCATCAGTTTATATTCAAGATACATTACCATTTTTAAAATCATTTATTAATTAA
- a CDS encoding QueT transporter family protein, whose translation MGNNHQVESYSSFDTQGLVKAGLVTALYIVITMFVAPVAYGPIQFRISEGLNFMGLYNKRYIASITLGVFIVNAIQSTIVDVVVGSFHTIVSLILARYLANLAVKAFGSKVKNPMIIRYSVMTLVFTFTMFIIAGMLMYMGFADFFWETYAFLALSEFIVMTIGGLIMYYLVAPRVNFHK comes from the coding sequence ATGGGAAATAATCATCAAGTTGAAAGTTACTCTAGTTTTGATACACAAGGATTAGTAAAGGCTGGTTTAGTAACAGCTTTATACATTGTTATAACAATGTTTGTTGCACCGGTGGCTTATGGGCCGATTCAGTTTAGAATCTCAGAAGGTTTAAACTTTATGGGCTTATATAACAAACGTTATATCGCGTCAATTACGTTAGGCGTGTTTATTGTGAACGCTATCCAATCAACGATTGTCGATGTTGTTGTAGGAAGTTTCCATACAATTGTTTCACTAATCTTAGCTCGCTACCTAGCGAACTTAGCTGTGAAGGCATTTGGTAGCAAAGTAAAAAATCCAATGATTATCCGCTATAGCGTGATGACACTTGTCTTTACCTTCACAATGTTTATTATCGCTGGAATGTTAATGTATATGGGATTCGCAGACTTTTTCTGGGAGACATACGCTTTTCTTGCTCTATCAGAATTTATTGTTATGACAATTGGTGGACTAATTATGTATTATTTAGTAGCACCTCGAGTTAACTTTCATAAATAA
- a CDS encoding V-type ATP synthase subunit D has translation MAQLNVNPTRMELARLKDRLALASRGHDVLKDKQDGLMRSFIELVRENNAYRQEVEGHLKKGMQNFALAKALLHEEYLEQISLVPQYDVTVDVQKENMMSVKVPKMHFSSDDHDNESLNYGYINSNADLDETLQEFSDVLPKMLKLAELEKTSQLLANEIERTRRRVNALHERTIPDLEETIKTIHMKLDENERAEITRLMKIKDFDQED, from the coding sequence ATGGCACAACTAAACGTTAATCCGACAAGAATGGAACTTGCTCGTCTGAAAGATCGTTTAGCATTAGCATCACGTGGGCATGATGTCTTAAAAGACAAACAAGACGGGTTAATGCGTAGTTTTATCGAATTAGTTCGTGAGAACAATGCCTATCGTCAAGAAGTTGAAGGTCATCTGAAAAAAGGAATGCAAAACTTTGCCTTGGCTAAAGCTTTATTGCATGAGGAATATCTCGAACAGATTTCCTTAGTCCCTCAATATGATGTAACGGTGGATGTTCAAAAGGAAAATATGATGAGTGTGAAAGTGCCTAAAATGCACTTTAGTTCGGATGACCACGATAATGAGTCACTGAACTATGGTTATATAAACTCGAATGCGGATTTGGATGAAACTTTACAAGAATTCAGTGATGTTCTACCAAAAATGTTAAAACTTGCTGAACTTGAAAAGACGAGTCAATTATTGGCGAATGAAATCGAGAGAACGCGTCGCCGAGTAAATGCCTTACACGAACGAACAATTCCAGACTTGGAAGAAACAATCAAAACAATCCATATGAAACTTGATGAAAACGAACGTGCAGAAATTACACGATTGATGAAAATCAAAGACTTCGACCAAGAAGATTAA
- a CDS encoding aldo/keto reductase, whose product MTNNYILHDGFAIPKVGLGTYGLRGELGVRQIESAIQMGYRLIDSAYNYENEGIVGKAIRNSSVSRDQITLTSKLPGRYHEYDKAMIAIQESVARTGLDYIDLYLIHWPNPLEDKYVEAWQALIDAQKTGLVRSIGTSNFLPEHIERLEKETGILPVVNQVETHPNFNQAAQREYDASKGIITQAWSPVGRASDIMTTELITDIALAHNKTVYQVILRWHIQRGFLPIPKSSHYQRQLQNLSIFDFALTEEEVQAINSLSHDGGRQKNQNPAEYQEF is encoded by the coding sequence TTGACTAATAATTATATTTTACATGATGGGTTTGCAATACCTAAAGTTGGATTAGGAACATATGGTCTGCGCGGTGAATTAGGGGTACGTCAGATTGAATCAGCCATTCAAATGGGATATCGATTGATTGACTCTGCTTATAATTACGAGAATGAAGGAATAGTTGGCAAAGCCATCCGTAATAGTAGCGTGTCACGCGATCAGATAACATTGACATCGAAATTGCCTGGACGATATCACGAATATGATAAAGCGATGATTGCAATTCAAGAATCAGTGGCGCGTACTGGTTTAGATTACATTGATTTATATTTAATTCATTGGCCCAATCCATTGGAAGATAAATACGTAGAAGCATGGCAAGCTTTAATTGATGCACAAAAAACTGGATTAGTTCGTTCAATTGGAACATCAAACTTTTTACCAGAACATATTGAACGACTAGAGAAGGAAACAGGAATCTTACCTGTAGTAAATCAAGTCGAAACGCATCCAAACTTTAACCAAGCAGCCCAACGCGAATACGATGCATCAAAAGGAATCATTACACAAGCTTGGAGTCCGGTTGGAAGAGCGAGCGATATCATGACTACAGAATTAATTACTGATATTGCCTTAGCTCACAACAAGACAGTGTATCAAGTTATATTGCGTTGGCACATACAAAGAGGATTTTTACCTATTCCTAAGTCAAGTCATTATCAACGTCAATTACAAAATTTAAGTATCTTTGATTTCGCTTTAACAGAAGAGGAAGTTCAGGCTATTAACTCGTTATCACATGATGGTGGACGTCAAAAAAATCAAAACCCAGCTGAGTATCAAGAGTTTTAA